A portion of the Adhaeribacter radiodurans genome contains these proteins:
- a CDS encoding DUF6152 family protein has protein sequence MVLLRKSVAALIFLVITSFTLFHHGWADYDQDKTIDFTGTIQEFTFENPHAIVKVQQDKKVWTVVLAPTSRIQERGVPTAKLAKGNQLHVVGYPHKEKKDEMRAERIFVGKEKYELRR, from the coding sequence ATGGTTTTACTCCGAAAAAGTGTTGCCGCTCTTATTTTTTTAGTAATTACTTCCTTTACTCTTTTTCATCATGGTTGGGCCGATTACGACCAGGATAAAACAATTGATTTTACAGGTACTATTCAGGAATTTACGTTCGAGAACCCCCATGCTATTGTGAAAGTGCAACAAGATAAAAAAGTCTGGACCGTTGTACTGGCACCAACCAGCCGTATACAGGAACGGGGCGTTCCAACGGCTAAATTAGCTAAAGGAAATCAACTGCACGTGGTAGGCTATCCGCACAAAGAAAAGAAAGACGAAATGCGGGCCGAGCGCATTTTTGTAGGTAAAGAAAAATACGAACTTCGCCGATAG
- a CDS encoding DUF6644 family protein: MVNWLDWLEHSALAIVIRRSSWLYPALEIVHIIGIALLVGAAFLFDLRLLGFSRHLPVVGLANHLLTWSRRGLILIVPSGILLFSTNAVALGQDFTFWLKIAAIVLAGLNALVFHTQTFPALNPSDKNYFLPVRAKLSALCSLILWTVVIACGRLLAY; this comes from the coding sequence ATGGTAAATTGGCTAGACTGGCTGGAGCATAGTGCTTTGGCTATTGTTATTCGCCGGTCGTCGTGGCTGTATCCAGCCCTCGAAATAGTTCATATTATTGGTATTGCTTTGCTGGTTGGGGCGGCATTTCTTTTTGACTTGCGGCTCCTAGGATTTTCCCGGCACTTGCCCGTAGTTGGCTTAGCTAATCACTTGCTTACCTGGTCTCGCCGTGGCCTTATTTTAATAGTACCTTCGGGAATTTTACTTTTTAGTACCAATGCTGTTGCCTTAGGCCAGGATTTTACTTTTTGGCTTAAAATTGCGGCCATAGTATTAGCTGGCTTAAATGCCCTGGTGTTTCATACCCAAACTTTTCCTGCTTTAAACCCTTCGGATAAAAATTATTTTCTTCCGGTCCGGGCTAAGCTTTCAGCGCTTTGTTCTCTTATTCTCTGGACAGTGGTAATTGCCTGTGGCCGCCTGCTGGCATATTAA
- the aspA gene encoding aspartate ammonia-lyase produces the protein MNNTRIEHDFIGEKEIPAEVYYGVQTFRALENFNITGQRISQEPFFVQALAYVKKGAALANRELGVLDPQIADFIIKACDRVIAGEFIDQFPSDMIQGGAGTSVNMNANEVIANIALEMMGHAKGDYQYCHPNNHVNFSQSTNDAYPTAFRIALLNKLTAYTQSLTALSAAFEAKGVEFKNVLKMGRTQLQDAVPMSMGDEFKGFANTLAEEVGRLEDAKQLIAEINMGATAIGTAVNAPAGYPELVTKYLAEITSLPLYLAPDLIEATSDTGAYVQLSGVLKRTAVKISKICNDLRLLSSGPRTGLFEISLPQMQPGSSIMPGKVNPVIPEVVNQTAYYVIGADLTITLAAEAGQLQLNVMEPVIAFSLFTSISYMTNACYTLREKCVLGIVANSARTQEMVMHSVGIVTLLNPIVGYETAAATAKEALQTGKSIYQIVVKERQLITQEKWDELYSFDNLIKPKFVTG, from the coding sequence ATGAATAACACGCGCATTGAGCACGACTTTATCGGCGAAAAAGAAATTCCGGCCGAAGTTTATTATGGCGTTCAAACTTTTCGGGCTCTCGAAAATTTTAATATTACCGGCCAACGTATTTCGCAGGAACCATTTTTTGTGCAAGCCTTAGCTTATGTAAAAAAAGGGGCCGCGTTGGCGAACCGCGAATTAGGAGTATTAGATCCGCAAATTGCGGATTTTATTATAAAAGCCTGCGACCGTGTTATTGCCGGAGAATTTATAGATCAGTTTCCGTCGGACATGATTCAAGGGGGAGCGGGCACTTCGGTAAACATGAACGCCAACGAAGTAATCGCGAATATTGCTCTGGAAATGATGGGGCACGCCAAAGGCGATTACCAGTATTGCCACCCCAATAACCACGTTAATTTTTCGCAATCTACCAACGATGCCTACCCCACTGCTTTCCGGATTGCTTTACTTAATAAACTAACTGCTTACACGCAGTCGCTTACCGCTTTATCTGCCGCCTTTGAAGCGAAAGGCGTGGAATTCAAGAATGTGTTAAAAATGGGTCGTACCCAACTTCAGGATGCGGTACCTATGTCGATGGGTGATGAGTTTAAAGGATTTGCCAATACTTTAGCCGAAGAAGTAGGCCGCTTGGAAGATGCCAAACAATTAATTGCCGAAATAAACATGGGTGCCACCGCTATTGGTACCGCCGTTAATGCCCCCGCCGGCTACCCCGAGTTGGTTACAAAATACTTAGCCGAAATAACCAGTTTGCCTTTGTACCTGGCACCTGATTTAATTGAAGCTACTTCTGATACCGGCGCGTACGTGCAGCTTTCGGGGGTATTAAAACGCACAGCTGTAAAAATTTCTAAAATTTGCAACGATTTGCGTTTGCTTTCTTCGGGCCCGCGTACCGGTTTGTTCGAAATTAGTTTGCCCCAAATGCAACCAGGTTCTTCTATTATGCCCGGTAAAGTAAATCCGGTTATTCCGGAAGTAGTAAACCAAACCGCTTATTACGTTATTGGCGCCGATCTTACTATTACGCTGGCTGCCGAGGCTGGTCAGTTGCAATTAAACGTAATGGAGCCGGTTATTGCATTTTCGTTGTTTACTTCTATTAGTTACATGACCAATGCTTGTTATACACTGCGCGAAAAATGCGTGTTGGGCATTGTTGCTAACAGCGCCCGCACCCAGGAAATGGTGATGCACAGCGTAGGTATTGTAACCTTGCTTAATCCTATTGTTGGTTACGAAACCGCCGCTGCTACGGCCAAAGAAGCGCTACAAACCGGCAAATCCATTTACCAGATTGTAGTAAAAGAGCGACAATTGATTACGCAGGAAAAATGGGATGAACTGTACTCCTTCGATAATTTAATTAAACCAAAATTTGTAACGGGGTAA
- a CDS encoding vanadium-dependent haloperoxidase — translation MKQFSCILLTFILVGFSACQPKPNPAGLDAFTRFQLADWNKQLSHIIITDIFSPPVASRIYAYTNIAAYEALVPGYPACQSLSGQLNGLENVPAPESGKEYYFPVASAEAFATVMKKLTLVPANTEKFETDYLKQIKKIGIKPEVLENSLAYGKKVGEHVIAWALKDNYLESRAMQRHMLSQKIEEWQPTPPDYMPAIEPHWNTIRPFVMDSAAQCKPQKPTSFDTLPDSKFYKEAKEIYMLGENSDEEKQLIAKFWDDNPNVSYTKGHITYFKQKLTPGGHWITITSNVCKAKELNPMEQAEAFVLVTASLADGFISCWDAKYKYVHIRPETYIEKYIDPEWDPILQTPPFPEFPSGHSVISAAAATALTNLFGDNYAFTDSTQLVIGLPVRKFKSFYDASDEAGISRMYGGIHFRPANEYGAQEGKEVGNLVYHKLKTRKNGQVAKL, via the coding sequence ATGAAACAATTTTCCTGTATTCTTTTAACCTTTATTTTGGTTGGTTTTAGCGCCTGCCAACCAAAACCCAACCCAGCCGGCTTAGATGCATTTACCCGGTTTCAGTTAGCCGATTGGAACAAGCAGTTGAGCCATATTATTATTACGGATATTTTTTCGCCGCCGGTTGCCAGTCGCATATATGCTTACACCAACATTGCAGCGTACGAAGCATTGGTACCGGGCTATCCGGCTTGCCAATCGCTGAGTGGCCAGCTAAATGGTTTAGAAAACGTACCCGCACCCGAGTCAGGTAAGGAATATTATTTTCCGGTAGCTAGTGCCGAAGCTTTTGCTACGGTAATGAAAAAGTTAACTTTAGTACCTGCTAATACCGAGAAATTCGAAACCGATTATTTAAAACAAATTAAAAAAATCGGCATTAAACCCGAAGTGCTGGAAAATTCGCTGGCCTACGGAAAAAAGGTAGGGGAGCATGTTATTGCCTGGGCATTAAAGGATAATTACTTAGAATCCAGAGCTATGCAGCGGCATATGTTATCGCAGAAAATAGAGGAGTGGCAGCCCACGCCACCCGATTACATGCCCGCCATAGAACCGCACTGGAACACTATCCGGCCTTTTGTAATGGATTCGGCGGCCCAATGCAAACCACAAAAACCTACCTCATTTGATACTTTGCCCGATTCTAAATTTTATAAAGAAGCCAAAGAAATTTACATGCTGGGCGAAAACTCAGATGAAGAAAAGCAACTCATTGCCAAATTTTGGGACGATAACCCGAATGTTTCTTACACCAAAGGGCATATTACTTACTTCAAGCAGAAATTAACTCCCGGCGGACATTGGATTACCATTACTTCTAATGTTTGTAAAGCGAAAGAACTAAATCCAATGGAGCAGGCCGAAGCGTTTGTGTTAGTTACTGCTTCGCTGGCCGATGGTTTTATTAGTTGCTGGGATGCCAAGTACAAATACGTGCACATTAGGCCCGAAACTTACATTGAAAAATACATCGATCCGGAATGGGACCCAATATTGCAAACTCCACCTTTTCCGGAATTTCCGAGTGGGCACAGCGTTATTTCGGCGGCTGCAGCTACGGCGCTTACTAACCTGTTTGGCGATAATTATGCCTTTACTGATTCTACGCAACTAGTTATTGGCTTGCCCGTTCGTAAATTTAAATCTTTCTACGACGCTTCTGACGAAGCTGGAATAAGTAGGATGTACGGTGGTATTCACTTTAGACCGGCAAACGAGTACGGGGCGCAAGAAGGTAAAGAAGTTGGTAACTTAGTTTACCATAAATTAAAAACCCGTAAAAACGGCCAAGTAGCTAAATTATAA
- a CDS encoding Gfo/Idh/MocA family protein, translating into MKKIQVNRRRFLKDTVTGAAGIAGLAAFPANVVAASERFVTEPVKAEPEANSKSWAAPRIKFAAIGLNHGHINSQVEAVIRGGGQLVSFFAKEADLAAAFQKKYPQAKLARSEKEILEDRSIQLVVSASIPDERAPLGIRVMQHGKDFMVDKPGITTLAQLAEVRRVQKETRRIYSIMYSERLENRATVKAGELVKAGAIGKVIQTIGLGPHRMNLSTRPDWFFDKSRFGGIICDIGSHQFDQYLFFTGSTQAEVVAAQVGNFNHPQYPKFEDFGDVMLRGNGGVGYIRVDWFTPDGLKTWGDGRLTVLGTEGFIEIRKNIDIGGREGGNHLFLTDQKETRYIDCSQVPLPYGEQLVNDVLNRTETAMSQEHCLLATELALKAQQQAQPINHPK; encoded by the coding sequence ATGAAAAAAATACAGGTTAACCGTCGCAGGTTTTTAAAAGATACTGTTACCGGAGCTGCCGGAATTGCCGGTCTGGCAGCTTTTCCTGCTAATGTAGTGGCGGCCTCCGAACGGTTTGTTACCGAGCCGGTGAAGGCTGAACCAGAGGCGAATTCTAAATCCTGGGCAGCTCCCCGAATTAAGTTTGCAGCTATTGGACTTAACCATGGGCATATAAATTCGCAGGTAGAGGCCGTTATCCGGGGTGGTGGGCAGTTGGTGTCTTTTTTCGCGAAAGAAGCAGATTTAGCAGCGGCTTTCCAGAAAAAATATCCCCAGGCCAAACTCGCTCGAAGCGAAAAAGAAATTCTGGAAGATCGTTCCATTCAACTGGTAGTTAGTGCTTCTATTCCGGATGAGCGGGCTCCTTTAGGAATCCGGGTAATGCAGCACGGGAAAGATTTTATGGTAGATAAGCCTGGTATTACTACTTTGGCTCAACTCGCCGAGGTGCGCCGGGTGCAAAAAGAAACCCGGCGGATTTATTCTATCATGTACAGCGAACGCTTAGAAAACCGGGCCACCGTAAAGGCCGGCGAATTAGTAAAAGCGGGCGCTATTGGTAAAGTAATTCAAACTATTGGGTTAGGGCCGCACCGCATGAACCTGTCAACCCGCCCGGATTGGTTTTTCGATAAGAGTCGTTTTGGGGGCATTATCTGCGATATTGGTTCCCACCAATTTGATCAATATCTTTTTTTTACCGGCTCTACCCAAGCCGAAGTAGTAGCGGCGCAGGTCGGCAACTTTAATCATCCGCAATATCCAAAATTCGAAGATTTCGGCGATGTAATGCTGCGCGGTAACGGTGGTGTTGGCTACATTCGGGTAGATTGGTTTACCCCCGATGGACTTAAAACCTGGGGCGACGGACGGTTGACTGTTTTAGGAACGGAAGGCTTTATCGAAATCCGGAAAAATATTGATATTGGCGGCAGAGAAGGAGGAAATCACCTTTTTCTTACCGATCAAAAAGAAACCCGCTACATAGATTGCAGCCAGGTACCTCTACCTTATGGTGAGCAATTAGTAAATGATGTCTTAAACCGGACGGAAACCGCTATGAGCCAGGAGCATTGTTTACTAGCTACCGAATTAGCCTTAAAAGCACAGCAACAAGCGCAACCTATTAATCATCCTAAATAA